A genome region from Danio aesculapii chromosome 2, fDanAes4.1, whole genome shotgun sequence includes the following:
- the LOC130238614 gene encoding LOW QUALITY PROTEIN: interferon-induced very large GTPase 1 (The sequence of the model RefSeq protein was modified relative to this genomic sequence to represent the inferred CDS: inserted 1 base in 1 codon): MAVDRLLVSFILVLISETGFSAISVSVQTGQSVQLDIQTQQLPEFDDLLWINDKYENIVRYFHGTKKIRCHPSYQNRIEFNETSFSLTLKNMQKADGGRYTARISGELNKDIVVYRVSVIDAVEAPVLTVNSISSDSCAVNFTCRAQDLIINSSYQNNTCSTEVVTSQENYTLILSLHCSEESVICNYSNPVSWKEERINIKSLCQRNSPVLVKPQASLFSILLLIVIAVAVIGFCGLILYCCWRNKKGVKQAEDSDYDDVEIGPGPAIWGIQEDLVRRICHPPFEGFRRFWGLLLGGFRNIWCPSFGDSGGSVALHLGDSGGSGARYLGDSEGLVPVTQGFRRISHRPFEGFRRIWGPLFGGFRRIWRICRPPFGGFRRIWGIQEDLVALAVTVLEMVAVAVIALVVAAALATRVVVAILVAQNHSVFFLIYFFTLNQGDPDLTVALFGCSEAVQFGCDNILLGEEQLSLSAEYPITVPLERKVSEHQVSVINMIGSHDADLKTLSYIIGQLSENEIHAFIFVVPLGQLTDADKKGIEWLQRTFGDRVLSFVILLFTYEREEECDSIIDDLKNNSVLEQLLEKCGGRYSTCSKLMNNQSEITELMDRIKHLFLDNNQQCYTREMYRSSLEDMQHGAERETSFGATNMLPLESLEQTDKGDKQKLVAEQLIGRIHLENKHRKLRTLDFLKPIVQSQDTCAEDELASVFLHKLMMMDYKARSLQIKESNEQQHTRAGSNDSEDVGDAFDIIFGKSAQSSVRNKIDTVDLMDVQMAIFHCADSFLKQLIVTKLSQCQYALPLLIPNPFTQQIEFPLWTFRQINKCWKTTDNTGKVSSKFQPVYRAETPMVAFFRFGPLSSSKSQLMNNLINEKHNTFFHRNCPGSSRTRVMMDGLVEIAWYCPSGEKTDRFTQCVAFCNLHGDAGANDKQLDILTEMASVNVAIVPQLDKNDKSMTKIQNFLKDSKPFICLLSDNNSPFTKIHEGKYKIGLKDRNQSVVFEEVRKAVNDGILSYESSSIFKLEDVGKHCGIRVDEDNDKDLSRGKEAAQQMMSLLKDKDLTQIKKSFLPLQGRLWHLWCQKNKELHRPTLSQLNRGNNIEQNKSSKQLEMQKIREQQCTTDLSQFIQIFVQNLKSPVGNEVAYFLKWLAILLDDYTTESLSALLREYDGKWSTVLNLKQNHDKSQQLRSAQEALERVSEKLQAATFGLEHILRETGQIYESCSSVERNDQDLQMFDYFSLPSLAAEMMISGFPLELMDGDAAHVPLIWVTAVLDSLIQKLGDKRVYVLSVLGIQSSGKSTMLNAMFGLQFAVSAGRCTRGAFMQLVRVSEEMKAWQKFDYVLVVDTEGLRALELAGRSTRNHDNEMATFVVGLGNMTLINIFGENTAEMQDILQIVVQAFMRMKKIKLNPSCMFVHQNVSDITAGEKNMEGRRRLQEKLDEMTNLAAKEEDCDTEFFSEVIAFDVQNDVKYFSQLWEGSPPMAPPNPNYSRNIQELKNTILSKASHSSGITLSQFKMRINDLWTALLNENFVFSFKNTLEIATYRRLETKYSDWTWSLRSTMMSIEDKFYNRIANGELIVEDNDLLSDMRKTKEQVDESIRSYFEEDRDKDILCQWRNKFETKINNLHDDLVKGTKRKLDEAIEQKKAGEKLDQKRTEYEKKLFSRSKELALSLKSTGTSENELKEEFNTMWSKWVNEITKHIPPVKDFNFWADVRRILSENHELTLVNDRLHKKDFEHMDCWGDYCDYIIPKKHLEHSNETGSKEEPAENCKKSSNGIFIWFGQKLMSGIEYLRGTSRTEEYMSLNPEFHYSVKNLTDEVIQETEMIMEKAPVGTRGYNDIFVQEITDCVKRSVQKHQSMSQKYTLKREYTIDLSLHVCDIAERKFKQLHKEFREANDPRINLENQKNQYWNIFEKYYKGATTTTILSEFICSKLEQSILQAVYNKTAIALAAQMRSDIQALCGNRPDLEKHILKYLAEKEDFGEYMTYIHNPKKHFKQFIKNEVNRYFSEENVTIQNIFKGNLKNKEQIVSNAVTAATVEVKSHSGDGNMWFRSFSKTLTDELKLTGNSCVDLSEIKDLDFLEDLLSEDLKEXDKKLQNSINQIKIEQFQKGPDELLIEQFCQCCWIQCPFCNAICTNTMEDHSGDHCVPFHRSVGLKGWYYRGTTNLAIEICTTAVSSDDEFYPNSSDSDDETSDDSVPWKEYRKGGPQYANWSITPDKSELPYWKWFVCRFQKDLEVCYKKTFQGSSEIPDEWRKYTKSEALESVDKYL; the protein is encoded by the exons ATGGCAGTCGATCGTCTTCTTGTGTCCTTCATTCTTGTCCTCATCTCTGAAACAG GGTTCAGTGCTATCTCTGTGTCTGTGCAGACTGGACAGTCTGTTCAGCTGGATATACAGACACAACAACTACCAGAGTTTGATGATTTATTGTGGATTAATGATAAATATGAGAATATAGTTAGATATTTTCATGGAACAAAAAAGATTAGATGTCACCCGTCCTATCAGAACAGAATAGAGTTTAATGAAACAAGCTTTTCTCTGACACTGAAGAACATGCAGAAGGCAGACGGTGGACGATACACAGCAAGAATAAGTGGAGAATTAAACAAAGACATTGTTGTATACAGAGTGTCTGTTATAG acGCAGTGGAGGCTCCTGTTCTGACTGTAAACTCAATCAGCAGTGACTCCTGTGCTGTTAACTTCACGTGCAGAGCTCAAGACCTCATCATTAACTCTAGCTATCAGAACAACACCTGCTCAACAGAGGTAGTGACATCACAGGAGAACTACACCCTCATCCTGTCATTACACTGCAGCGAGGAATCGGTCATCTGTAACTACAGCAATCCTGTCAGCTGGAAAGAAGAGCGAATAAACATTAAATCACTCTGTCAAA GGAATAGTCCAGTTCTGGTTAAGCCACAAGCTTCATTGTTCAGCATTTTGCTTCTTATTGTGATCGCAGTGGCAGTGATCGGCTTTTGTGGATTGATTCTTTACTGTTGCTGGAGGAATAAAAAAG GTGTCAAACAGGCGGAAGATTCAGACTATGATGATGTTGAG ATTGGTCCGGGGCCTGCTATTTGGGGGATTCAGGAGGATCTGGTGAGGAGGATCTGTCACCCGCCATTTGAGGGATTCAGGAGGTTTTGGGGCCTGCTACTTGGGGGATTCAGGAATATCTGGTGCCCGTCATTCGGGGATTCAGGAGGATCTGTCGCCCTCCATTTGGGTGATTCAGGAGGATCTGGTGCCCGCTATTTGGGGGATTCA GAGGGTCTGGTGCCCGTCACTCAGGGATTCAGGAGGATCAGTCACCGTCCATTTGAGGGATTCAGGAGGATCTGGGGCCCGCTATTTGGGGGATTCAGGAGGATCTG GAGGATCTGTCGCCCTCCATTTGGGGGATTCAGGAGGATCTGGGGGATTCAGGAGGATTTGGTGGCTCTGGCAGTGACAGTTCTGGAGATGGTGGCTGTGGCAGTAATAGCTCTGGTtgtggcagcagctctggcaactcGGGTGGTGGTGGCTATTCTTGTAGCTCAG AAccattctgtgttttttttaatatatttttttactttaaatcaaGGTGATCCAGATTTGACTGTTGCATTATTTGGATGTTCTGAGGCGGTCCAGTTTGGATGTGACAACATTCTGCTTGGAGAAGAACAACTCAGTCTGAGTGCAGAATATCCCATAACTGTTCCATTAGAGAGGAAGGTATCAGAACATCAGGTCTCAGTGATCAACATGATTGGCTCACATGATGCTGATCTCAAAACACTCAGTTACATTATCGGTCAACTGAGTGAAAATGAAATACACGCCTTCATCTTTGTTGTGCCACTGGGACAGCTGACAGATGCTGATAAGAAGGGTATTGAATGGCTACAGAGAACTTTTGGTGACAGAGTTCTGTCATTTGTCATTCTTCTCTTCACTTATGAGAGAGAGGAAGAGTGTGACTCTATAATAGATGACCTGAAAAACAACTCTGTTCTGGAGCAGCTGTTGGAGAAATGTGGAGGAAGATATTCCACCTGCAGCAAACTCATGAACAACCAGTCAGAGATCACAGAACTGATGGACAGGATTAAGCATCTGTTCCTTGATAATAACCAACAGTGCTACACCAGAGAGATGTACAGATCTTCTTTAGAAGACATGCAACATG GTGCAGAAAGAGAAACAAGCTTTGGTGCAACAAACATGCTGCCTTTAGAGAGCTTGGAACAAACCGATAAAGGAGACAAACAAAAG TTGGTTGCAGAGCAACTCATTGGAAGGATTCACCTTGAGAACAAACACCGAAAACTGAGAACTTTAGATTTCCTTAAGCCAATTGTACAGTCCCAAGACACTTGTGCAGAGGACGAGCTAGCTTcagtttttttacataaattgaTGATGATGGACTACAAAGCAAGATCCCTTCAGATTAAAGAGAGTAATGAACAACAGCACACAAGAGCAGGAAGCAATGACTCTGAAGATGTTGGGGATGCCTTCGACATTATTTTTGGAAAATCTGCTCAATCCTCTGTTCGAAATAAAATAGATACAGTGGACTTAATGGACGTTCAGATGGCCATATTTCATTGTGCTGATAGTTTCCTAAAGCAGCTTATTGTGACTAAACTCTCACAGTGTCAGTATGCGTTGCCTCTGCTTATACCAAATCCATTCACACAGCAGATTGAGTTTCCACTCTGGACATTTCGACAAATCAACAAGTGCTGGAAGACAACTGATAATACAGGTAAAGTCTCTAGCAAATTCCAACCAGTGTACAGAGCAGAAACTCCAATGGTGGCTTTCTTCAGGTTTGGCCCATTATCCTCATCGAAGTCTCAGCTGATGAACAACCTTATTAATGAGAAACACAACACGTTCTTCCACAGGAACTGCCCAGGCAGCAGCAGAACCCGAGTAATGATGGATGGACTGGTGGAGATAGCCTGGTATTGTCCCTCTGGAGAGAAAACTGATCGATTTACTCAGTGTGTTGCATTCTGTAACCTACATGGAGATGCAGGAGCCAATGACAAGCAGCTGGATATCCTGACTGAAATGGCCTCTGTAAATGTTGCAATTGTACCACAACTTGACAAGAATGATAAAAGCATGACCAAGATCCAAAACTTCTTGAAGGACTCAAAGCCATTCATCTGCCTTCTTTCTGACAACAATTCCCCTTTCACAAAAATTCATGAAGGGAAATACAAAATTGGTTTGAAAGACAGAAATCAATCAGTAGTATTTGAAGAAGTCAGAAAAGCTGTAAATGATGGGATTTTGTCTTATGAATCATCTTCTATTTTCAAGCTTGAAGATGTGGGCAAACATTGTGGTATCAGAGTAGATGAAGACAACGATAAAGACCTCAGTAGAGGAAAAGAAGCAGCGCAGCAGATGATGAGTTTACTGAAGGATAAAGATCTGACTCAAATCAAAAAATCATTTCTGCCGCTGCAGGGACGTTTGTGGCATCTGTGGTGTCAGAAGAATAAAGAACTACATCGACCTACTTTAAGTCAATTAAATAGGGGAAACAACATTGAACAGAACAAAAGTTCTAAGCAGTTAGAAATGCAAAAAATTCGTGAACAGCAGTGTACAACTGACTTAAGTCAATTTATCCAAATCTTCGTCCAGAATTTGAAATCACCAGTAGGAAATGAGGTGGCATATTTTCTGAAATGGTTGGCCATCCTTTTGGATGACTACACCACTGAAAGTCTTTCAGCTCTTCTTCGTGAGTATGATGGAAAATGGTCAACTGTCCTGAATCTTAAACAGAATCATGATAAATCACAGCAACTCAGATCAGCCCAAGAAGCACTTGAGAGAGTATCTGAGAAACTACAAGCTGCAACCTTTGGCTTGGAGCACATACTGAGAGAGACTGGTCAGATATATGAATCCTGTTCATCTGTGGAAAGAAACGACCAGGATCTGCAGATGTTTGACTACTTTTCTCTTCCCAGTCTTGCAGCAGAGATGATGATTTCTGGATTTCCATTAGAGTTGATGGATGGTGATGCGGCCCATGTTCCTCTGATCTGGGTTACTGCTGTTCTTGACTCGCTCATCCAGAAACTGGGAGACAAGAGAGTCTATGTGTTGTCAGTCTTAGGAATCCAGAGCTCTGGGAAATCCACCATGCTGAATGCCATGTTTGGGCTGCAGTTTGCCGTCAGTGCAGGGAGGTGCACCAGAGGAGCTTTCATGCAGCTGGTCAGAGTTTCAGAAGAAATGAAAGCATGGCAGAAGTTTGACTATGTTCTAGTTGTTGATACTGAGGGCCTTCGTGCCCTAGAACTGGCTGGAAGATCAACGAGAAATCATGACAATGAAATGGCCACATTTGTTGTTGGTCTTGGAAATATGACACTGATCAACATCTTTGGAGAAAACACAGCTGAGATGCAGGACATTCTTCAGATTGTAGTTCAGGCCTTCATGAGAATGAAGAAGATCAAACTGAATCCGAGCTGCATGTTTGTGCATCAGAATGTTTCAGATATTACAGCCGGAGAGAAAAACATGGAGGGAAGGAGACGACTGCAGGAGAAACTGGATGAGATGACGAATCTCGCTGCTAAAGAGGAAGATTGTGATACTGAGTTTTTCAGTGAGGTCATTGCTTTTGACGTTCAGAATGATGTGAAGTATTTTTCACAGCTGTGGGAAGGCAGTCCACCAATGGCACCACCAAACCCAAACTACAGCAGAAACATTCAGGAGCTGAAGAACACAATTCTCTCAAAAGCTTCTCATTCAAGTGGCATAACACTGTCACAGTTTAAAATGCGTATTAATGATCTGTGGACTGCACTGCTCAATGAGAACTTTGTGTTCAGCTTTAAAAACACACTTGAGATTGCAACATACAGAAGACTGGAAACCAAGTACAGTGACTGGACATGGAGCCTTAGAAGCACCATGATGAGCATTGAAGACAAATTCTACAATAGAATTGCCAATGGAGAACTTATAGTTGAAGATAATGATTTGTTGTCTGACATGAGAAAGACAAAGGAGCAGGTAGATGAATCAATCAGGTCTTACTTTGAGGAGGACAGAGACAAAGACATACTCTGCCAATGGCGAAATAAATTTGAAACCAAAATCAACAATCTTCATGATGACCTTGTTAAGGGAACAAAAAGAAAGTTAGATGAAGCGATTGAACAGAAAAAAGCCGGGGAGAAACTGGATCAAAAAAGAACAGAGTATGAAAAGAAGCTTTTCAGTCGGAGCAAAGAACTAGCGTTAAGTCTGAAAAGTACTGGAACATCTGAAAATGAGCTGAAGGAGGAATTCAACACAATGTGGAGTAAATGGGTCAATGAAATTACCAAACATATACCTCCAGTGAAAGACTTTAACTTTTGGGCAGATGTGAGACGGATATTATCTGAAAACCATGAATTGACTCTTGTAAATGACCGGCTACATAAGAAAGACTTTGAACACATGGACTGTTGGGGTGATTATTGTGACTACATCATTCCAAAGAAGCATCTAGAGCATTCTAATGAAACTGGATCTAAAGAAGAACCTGCCGAGAACTGTAAGAAAAGCAGTAATGGAATATTTATTTGGTTTGGTCAAAAACTTATGTCAGGCATAGAGTATTTAAGAGGAACTTCTAGGACAGAAGAGTACATGAGCCTAAATCCTGAATTTCATTACTCAGTAAAGAATCTTACTGATGAAGTTATTCAGGAAACTGAAATGATCATGGAGAAGGCACCAGTTGGAACACGAGGCTACAATGACATTTTCGTTCAAGAAATAACTGACTGTGTGAAAAGGTCAGTACAGAAACATCAGTCCATGAGCCAGAAATACACATTGAAAAGGGAGTATACCATAGATCTCAGTCTCCATGTGTGTGACATTGCAGAAAGAAAGTTTAAACAACTCCATAAAGAATTCAGAGAAGCAAATGACCCAAGAATTAATCTTGAGAATCAGAAAAACCAATATTGGAATATCTTTGAAAAATACTACAAAGGAGCGACCACAACCACCATACTGAGTGAATTCATCTGCAGCAAACTTGAGCAATCCATACTACAAGCGGTTTACAACAAAACTGCAATTGCTTTGGCTGCACAGATGAGGTCTGACATACAAGCATTGTGCGGTAACAGACCAGATCTAGAGAAACACATTCTGAAATACCTTGCAGAAAAGGAGGACTTTGGGGAGTACATGACATATATTCATAATcccaaaaaacactttaaacaatTCATAAAGAATGAAGTGAACAGATACTTCAGTGAAGAAAATGTGACtattcaaaatatattcaaaggAAATCTGAAAAATAAGGAGCAGATTGTAAGTAATGCAGTGACAGCTGCAACAGTGGAGGTCAAGAGTCACAGTGGAGATGGCAACATGTGGTTCAGGAGCTTTTCCAAAACATTGACAGATGAGCTGAAACTCACAGGGAACTCCTGTGTTGATCTCAGTGAAATTAAAGACTTGGATTTTCTTGAAGACCTTTTAAGTGAAGATTTAAAAG AGGATAAAAAGCTTCAGAACAGCATCAACCAAATAAAAATAGAACAATTCCAGAAGGGACCGGATGAGCTTTTGATTGAACAATTCTGTCAGTGCTGTTGGATTCAGTGTCCGTTCTGTAATGCCATCTGCACCAATACAATGGAAGACCATTCTGGAGATCACTGCGTTCCTTTCCACCGCAGTGTTGGACTAAAGGGATGGTATTACAGAGGAACAACAAACCTGGCTATTGAAATCTGCACAACAGCAGTATCAAGTGATGATGAGTTTTATCCAAATTCAAGTGATTCAGATGATGAAACCTCAGATGATTCAGTCCCCTGGAAAGAATACAGAAAAGGAGGTCCTCAATATGCCAATTGGAGCATCACCCCTGACAAATCTGAGCTGCCCTACTGGAAGTGGTTTGTGTGCAGATTCCAGAAAGATCTGGAAGTGTGCTACAAGAAAACCTTTCAGGGAAGCAGTGAAATTCCAGATGAATGGAGAAAGTACACAAAAAGTGAGGCTTTGGAGAGTGTGGATAAATACCTGTAA
- the si:ch211-209f23.7 gene encoding cilia- and flagella-associated protein 251, translating into MSCFGQTEEQLCVSADSDDDILFPSESGQSLEVALVIIHNHEESCVNDDLKVDEKDDMKTHNTEHVNKEEEVEEMGMNDEKDKEEKIKKRRRRKRNSKMKEEEDQKEEEEEVKEEMKIQEESLKENEEEVVDKNEKEMKVKEEKMKDEEGEKNEEEMKMKENEEEERKT; encoded by the exons ATGTCCTGCTTTGGTCAGACTGAGGAGCAGCTCTGTGTCTCTGCAGACTCTGATG ATGACATTCTCTTCCCATCTGAGTCTGGCCAGAGTCTGGAGGTTGCTCTTGTCATCATTCATAATCATGAAGAGAGTTGTGTGAATGACGACCTAAAG GTGGATGAGAAAGATGACATGAAGACACACAACACAGAGCATGTCAACAaagaggaggaggtggaggagatGGGAATGAATGATGAGAAGGACAAGGAGGAAAAGAttaagaagaggaggaggagaaagagaaatagcaagatgaaggaggaggaggatcagaaagaagaggaggaggaggtgaaAGAAGAGATGAAGATACAAGAGGAGAGTTTGAAAGAAAATGAAGAGGAGGTGGTGGATAAGAATGAGAAAGAGATGAAGGTAAAGGAGGAGAAGATGAAAGATGAGGAGGGGGAAAAGAATGAGGAAGAGATGAAGATGAAAGAAAATGAGGAGGAGGAAAGGAAAACATGA